One genomic segment of Sminthopsis crassicaudata isolate SCR6 chromosome 2, ASM4859323v1, whole genome shotgun sequence includes these proteins:
- the ZBTB25 gene encoding zinc finger and BTB domain-containing protein 25 isoform X1 gives MDTASHSLVLLQQLNMQREFGFLCDCTVAIGDVYFKAHRAVLAAFSNYFKMIFIHQTSECIKIQPTDIQPDIFSYLLHIMYTGKGPKQTVDHGRLEEGIRFLHADYLSHIATEMNQVFSPETVQSSNLYGIQISTTQKTTAKEGLEMKENPSNSNGNRSVAQGDHPQLQLSLAIGLDDGTPDQQISHASSQSMEELQKPPVSIKQERCDPESVVSQSHPSPSSEVTGPTFTESGIKIHLCHYCGERFDSRGNLREHLHTHVSGSLPFGVPASILESNDLGEVHPISESNEALGECHRLNTFLVKENEQQPDHPNRGSMEPLQISQLSLISKDTEPVELNCNFSFSRKRKINCTICGHKFLRKSQLLEHMYTHKGKSYKYNRCPSFGNPVAQRFQPYCDSWSESPLKSSSLSQERLDSSCTLESDLTQENVDTILVE, from the exons ATGGATACTGCTAGCCATAGCCTTGTCCTCCTGCAGCAGTTGAATATGCAACGGGAGTTTGGTTTTCTCTGTGATTGCACAGTTGCCATTGGAGATGTTTACTTCAAAGCTCATCGGGCCGTGCTTGCTgctttttctaattatttcaaaATGATATTTATTCATCAAACTAG tgaaTGCATAAAAATACAGCCGACTGATATCCAACCTGATATATTCAGTTATTTGTTGCACATTATGTACACTGGGAAAGGGCCAAAGCAAACTGTGGATCATGGCCGTTTGGAAGAAGGAATTCGATTTCTTCATGCAGACTATCTTTCTCACATTGCCACAGAAATGAACCAGGTCTTTTCTCCAGAGACTGTCCAGTCTTCAAATCTGTATGGGATTCAGATCTCAACCACACAAAAAACCACAGCTAAGGAAGGCCTGGAGATGAAAGAGAACCCTTCTAATAGCAACGGAAACAGAAGTGTTGCCCAAGGTGACCACCCCCAGTTACAGCTTTCCCTTGCTATTGGGTTGGATGATGGCACTCCAGATCAGCAGATATCCCATGCTTCTTCTCAGTCGATGGAGGAGCTTCAGAAGCCTCCAGTATCTATCAAGCAAGAAAGGTGCGACCCTGAATCGGTTGTGTCTCAGAGCCACCCCTCTCCTTCTTCAGAGGTGACAGGCCCAACTTTCACTGAGAGTGGCATCAAAATACACTTGTGCCATTACTGTGGGGAACGCTTTGACTCGCGGGGTAACTTGCGAGAACATCTCCACACTCATGTGTCTGGGTCCCTTCCGTTTGGAGTTCCAGCttccattctggagagtaatgaCCTTGGGGAAGTCCATCCCATCAGCGAAAGCAACGAGGCTCTTGGAGAGTGCCACCGGCTCAATACCTTTCTTGTCAAAGAAAACGAGCAGCAGCCTGACCACCCAAATCGTGGCAGCATGGAACCGTTGCAGATCAGTCAGCTGTCGCTGATCTCCAAAGACACAGAACCAGTGGAGttaaattgtaatttttctttctcgagaaaaagaaaaatcaactgtACTATCTGTGGTCATAAGTTTCTCCGGAAGAGCCAGTTGCTGgaacacatgtacacacataaagGTAAATCTTATAAATATAACCGATGTCCAAGTTTTGGGAATCCAGTGGCCCAGAGATTTCAGCCATATTGTGACAGCTGGTCCGAGAGTCCTCTGAAAAGTTCTAGTTTGTCTCAAGAGCGCTTAGATTCCTCATGTACTTTAGAGTCTGACCTCACACAAGAAAATGTGGACACCATCTTAGTAGAATAG
- the ZBTB25 gene encoding zinc finger and BTB domain-containing protein 25 isoform X2 yields the protein MDTASHSLVLLQQLNMQREFGFLCDCTVAIGDVYFKAHRAVLAAFSNYFKMIFIHQTSECIKIQPTDIQPDIFSYLLHIMYTGKGPKQTVDHGRLEEGIRFLHADYLSHIATEMNQVFSPETVQSSNLYGIQISTTQKTTAKEGLEMKENPSNSNGNRSVAQGDHPQLQLSLAIGLDDGTPDQQISHASSQSMEELQKPPVSIKQERCDPESVVSQSHPSPSSEVTGPTFTESGIKIHLCHYCGERFDSRGNLREHLHTHVSGSLPFGVPASILESNDLGEVHPISESNEALGECHRLNTFLVKENEQQPDHPNRGSMEPLQISQLSLISKDTEPVELNCNFSFSRKRKINCTICGHKFLRKSQLLEHMYTHKGSGKALLTPFYRKNPKT from the exons ATGGATACTGCTAGCCATAGCCTTGTCCTCCTGCAGCAGTTGAATATGCAACGGGAGTTTGGTTTTCTCTGTGATTGCACAGTTGCCATTGGAGATGTTTACTTCAAAGCTCATCGGGCCGTGCTTGCTgctttttctaattatttcaaaATGATATTTATTCATCAAACTAG tgaaTGCATAAAAATACAGCCGACTGATATCCAACCTGATATATTCAGTTATTTGTTGCACATTATGTACACTGGGAAAGGGCCAAAGCAAACTGTGGATCATGGCCGTTTGGAAGAAGGAATTCGATTTCTTCATGCAGACTATCTTTCTCACATTGCCACAGAAATGAACCAGGTCTTTTCTCCAGAGACTGTCCAGTCTTCAAATCTGTATGGGATTCAGATCTCAACCACACAAAAAACCACAGCTAAGGAAGGCCTGGAGATGAAAGAGAACCCTTCTAATAGCAACGGAAACAGAAGTGTTGCCCAAGGTGACCACCCCCAGTTACAGCTTTCCCTTGCTATTGGGTTGGATGATGGCACTCCAGATCAGCAGATATCCCATGCTTCTTCTCAGTCGATGGAGGAGCTTCAGAAGCCTCCAGTATCTATCAAGCAAGAAAGGTGCGACCCTGAATCGGTTGTGTCTCAGAGCCACCCCTCTCCTTCTTCAGAGGTGACAGGCCCAACTTTCACTGAGAGTGGCATCAAAATACACTTGTGCCATTACTGTGGGGAACGCTTTGACTCGCGGGGTAACTTGCGAGAACATCTCCACACTCATGTGTCTGGGTCCCTTCCGTTTGGAGTTCCAGCttccattctggagagtaatgaCCTTGGGGAAGTCCATCCCATCAGCGAAAGCAACGAGGCTCTTGGAGAGTGCCACCGGCTCAATACCTTTCTTGTCAAAGAAAACGAGCAGCAGCCTGACCACCCAAATCGTGGCAGCATGGAACCGTTGCAGATCAGTCAGCTGTCGCTGATCTCCAAAGACACAGAACCAGTGGAGttaaattgtaatttttctttctcgagaaaaagaaaaatcaactgtACTATCTGTGGTCATAAGTTTCTCCGGAAGAGCCAGTTGCTGgaacacatgtacacacataaag GAAGTGGAAAAGCACTACTAacaccattttacagaaaaaaccccaaaacctgA